In Microbulbifer elongatus, the DNA window TGCGCAACGAACTCATCCGGTTTCGCCGAGATCCGAAGATTGCGCTTCCCGATGAAGATGTTCGTCAGGTGTTCATAGGTCTCGAACTCGACCAGATTGAGTAATCCTGCGCGACCCAATGCATTTTCCAGGTTTCCGCTCTCGCCGAATCCAGTGATCTTATGTAGGCTGCAGTCGAAAATGTACTCGCCCTTGCGCGCAAAGTTGGTGGCGTAGCCACCAACTTTGGTGTGTTTATCGATGACGACAACGCGCTTTCCGGCGGCAGCGGCTACGTTTCCGTAGACCAAGCCGGTAAGTCCTGCACCAACGACAAGCTCGTCAGCAAATATTTTCGCTCGTTCCTTCATTGAATGAATCTCAATCAAGCCGTCGCGGTTTCTTTTTCTTCAATCAGTTCATTGATCAAGTCGGCAATGGCCTGGATGGTTACCATTTCCTCGTAGCGAGAAGGTGGCACCTTCACCTTGTATTTTTTCTCCAGCCCAACCGTGATCTCCAGGCCGGCAAGAGAGTCGAGACCTACTTCTTCCAGGTTGTCCTGAAGCCCGATTTCCATATCCTCAAGTTCGCCGGCTTCGATTGCGAGGCTTCGAATTGTCTCGATAAGATTATCCATAATGTCACCTG includes these proteins:
- a CDS encoding acyl carrier protein; this translates as MDNLIETIRSLAIEAGELEDMEIGLQDNLEEVGLDSLAGLEITVGLEKKYKVKVPPSRYEEMVTIQAIADLINELIEEKETATA